The Alteribacter populi genomic sequence ACGCTGGATTTAACGAAAAAAGCACAGGAAATGGGAGCAGACGGAGCACTTGTAATCGTTCCTTATTACAATAAACCATCTCAGCATGCCCTTTACAAACATTTCAAAGCGGTTGCTAACAGTGTTGATATTCCGATTATTGTTTACAACATTCCAGGCCGAACGGCGACGAATCTTGACGTGAAGACTCTCGCAAGACTGAGCGAAGACTGTGACAACATTATTGGCGTGAAGGAATCGAATAAAGACTTTGAACATATTAACCGCGTTCTTTTAAATTGCGGTCGTGACTTTAACCTTTATTCGGGTATTGAGTTGCTATGCTATCCGATGCTTGCAATTGGTGGAGCGGGTCATATTAGTGCGACAGCGAACGTAGCGCCTGAGAAGGTTGCGGAAATTTATGATGCGTGGCGAGATGGTGACGTCCAACGTGCACTTAATCTTCATTTTGAATTGATGCCATTAAATGATGTGCTCTTTAAAGACACGAACCCGGCACCACTGAAAGCGGCTCTTGGCATTATGGGGAAAATTGAGCCGGTATTGCGTATGCCGATGGACCTGCCAACAGAAGCGTTGCAAAACGAAATTCGCGATGTATTGAAAACGTATACAAGTGTTTCAGGTGAAGTTACGTCGAAGTAATTTGTAAGCGGATGCAAGATTGAAGGAGGGTGCGAAGTGACGAAATCAACAGAAATAGTCAACCAGGAAAAATTGCAGCACGACAGTAAATTAGACGATGTAAAGCTCTATATTAACGGGGAGTTTGTTTCGGCAAGCTCGAACGAAACATTTGAAAATAAAAATCCTTTCACGAACTACGCCATCAACCAAGTGGCTTCAGGTGGAGCAGAAGATATTGACAAAGCGGTAAGTGCTGCAAAAGCAGCTTTCAAAGGAGAATGGGGGCAGCTGAAGCTTAAAGACCGTCTTGTGTATGTGAACAGGATTGCGGACTTAATCGATGAGCACATCGATGAGATTGCCCCGCTCGAGTCTCTCGATACAGGGCTGCCGATTCACCAGACGAAGAAGATGGTTGCACGGGCGGCACAAAACTTTCGGTTTTACGCGGAAATGGTGTCGAGCCGGTTAACGGGTGATGCGTACCAAGTGGACGATGAATTTTTAAACTACACGGTTCATAAGCCAGTTGGAGTAGCGGGACTTATTACTCCGTGGAATGCGCCGTTTATGCTTGAAACGTGGAAAATTGCCCCAGCGCTTGCTACTGGAAACACGGTTGTGCTAAAGCCGGCTGAATGGTCCCCTCTGACAGCAAACCGTTTAGCGGAAATTATCGATAAAGCGGACCTTCCTAAAGGAGTTTTCAACATCGTTCACGGCTTTGGGGAAACAGCAGGCGCAGCACTTGTCGCTCATCCGGATGCGCCACTGATTTCGTTTACCGGGGAGACGACGACAGGCTCTGAAATTATGAAGAACGGTGCCGATCCATTAAAACGTTTTTCGATGGAGTTGGGCGGAAAATCACCGATTATCGTGTTTGACGATGCCGATATTGATAGAGCGATTGATGCGTGTACGTGGGGCATTTTCTCTTTTAACGGCGAGCGGTGTACGGCGAACTCAAGGCTGTTCGTCCACGAAAATCTATACGACACGTTTGTTGAACAGCTCATTGAGCGTGTGAAAAACATTCGTGTTGGCGATCCGTTAGACGATGAGACGCAAGTCGGACCACTGATTCACACAGAACACTTTGAAAATGTGAAGCGTTACCTTGGCGTTGCTGAAGAAGAAGGTGCTCAAGTGATTAGCGGGCATGTTGATGCGAAATATGCTGACGGAAACTTTGTCCCGCCGACGTTGCTGCTTAACGTGAACAACGAGATGCGCGTGGCTCAAGAGGAAATTTTCGGACCGGTTATCGCGGTGATGACGTTTAAAGACGAAGCAGAAGTCGTGGAAATGGCAAATGATATTCGCTACGGGCTTGCCGGCTACGTCTGGACTAATGACATGAAGCGAGGTCACAGGGTGGCTCAAGCAGTGGATGCAGGAATGATGTGGGTGAACTCGCAAAATGTCCGTGATCTACGTACGCCATTTGGTGGCTCGAAGCATAGTGGCATTGGTCGTGAAGGTGGCTATTACGCGTTTGAATTTTATACTGAAAT encodes the following:
- the hpaI gene encoding 2,4-dihydroxyhept-2-ene-1,7-dioic acid aldolase: MKYAEAKQRLRGSIAPIVTPFKQDHSMDLEKLKELIDWHVESGSHGISVTGTTGEPSSLTKEERIQVMETAVKAVDGRVPFVPGTGSTNHQETLDLTKKAQEMGADGALVIVPYYNKPSQHALYKHFKAVANSVDIPIIVYNIPGRTATNLDVKTLARLSEDCDNIIGVKESNKDFEHINRVLLNCGRDFNLYSGIELLCYPMLAIGGAGHISATANVAPEKVAEIYDAWRDGDVQRALNLHFELMPLNDVLFKDTNPAPLKAALGIMGKIEPVLRMPMDLPTEALQNEIRDVLKTYTSVSGEVTSK
- the hpaE gene encoding 5-carboxymethyl-2-hydroxymuconate semialdehyde dehydrogenase, which gives rise to MTKSTEIVNQEKLQHDSKLDDVKLYINGEFVSASSNETFENKNPFTNYAINQVASGGAEDIDKAVSAAKAAFKGEWGQLKLKDRLVYVNRIADLIDEHIDEIAPLESLDTGLPIHQTKKMVARAAQNFRFYAEMVSSRLTGDAYQVDDEFLNYTVHKPVGVAGLITPWNAPFMLETWKIAPALATGNTVVLKPAEWSPLTANRLAEIIDKADLPKGVFNIVHGFGETAGAALVAHPDAPLISFTGETTTGSEIMKNGADPLKRFSMELGGKSPIIVFDDADIDRAIDACTWGIFSFNGERCTANSRLFVHENLYDTFVEQLIERVKNIRVGDPLDDETQVGPLIHTEHFENVKRYLGVAEEEGAQVISGHVDAKYADGNFVPPTLLLNVNNEMRVAQEEIFGPVIAVMTFKDEAEVVEMANDIRYGLAGYVWTNDMKRGHRVAQAVDAGMMWVNSQNVRDLRTPFGGSKHSGIGREGGYYAFEFYTEIQVVHVALSDHPIPQFGKEKRT